The following nucleotide sequence is from Methanolinea sp..
GCATATCTCCGTACAACTCCGGGGACTGGGAGAGGAGCCGCCCGACCAGTCCCATCTCGATCTGGTAAACCGGGCTCATGAACGGAGCGGAATCTTCGGGCGTGACGCCGACCCGCCGCATGGTTTCGGCCACCATCAGGGTAACGCTGTGGGTCAGTCCCTGAACCAGAGCCATAATCCGGTCATGCTCTTCGGGCGTGGAGAATGTGACAGAGGCTCCCTCCCGCTCGAAGATCGAGCAAAGCGCACGAAGCGTCTCCCTGCTGCATCGCGCCGGAATAACGATAATAATCTGGCCATTGAGGGAGGGGACGCCGGGTCCGAACATAGGGTGAAACCCGATAACCGAGGCCGCCGATTCCAACATTGCCGCAACGGGACCGGTCTTCAGCGATGTGAGGTCGCAGAGGATCTGGTCGGGAGTGAGCAGTGGAGCGATACGACGAATTACATCCACCGTATCCCGGATTGGTACCGAGACCATGACCAGATCTGATGCCTCTGCCAGGTCCACACAGCTCAGGAAGGTTGTTCTCCCGCACACGTGCACCTCATGCCCTGCCCTTTCAAAGACCCCGGAAAAGAGTCGTCCCATCTTCCCGGTTCCACCGATGATTCCAACCTTCATCCTGTCACTTCTCGATAATCGACTCTTTCACGGCAATACCGAAATGACGCCCGGCCTGGAGCGTCCTGCCGAGCACCCGGTCTCCTGGTGCGAGCGCAACAACCGAGATGGGGATTCCATCTTCGCCAACCAGTCGGACTGTCTCTGCATTCTGGAGCACCAGGCTCGCTTTCACACCGTCAGCCTCGGCCTCGACCAGGAGGAGCGGCCTCTGCTCGATCTTCACCCGGCCCACCCCCGCATCGCGGAGCATCCCGGCATGATCGACGAGCAGGACATGATCCCCGGCCGATAAATCCGAGAGATAGGCGGTCTTCTCACCGGGAACGAGGGTGTAGGCGTGCACCGCGCCGGCATTAACCCTGAAAGGGCGGGGGCTCACATAGGGGTTCTCAAGGGTTTCGGCCTGGACGAGCAGGAACGCCGAAGAGGTATTTCCCACGAGGATCCCTTCTCCTTCTTTCATCATGGAACAGGTATCAACGCAGACGCGGTCACCCATCCCGACCGGGCGGACATCGGTGATCGTGAAGGGGACCAGGTCGGTTTTCCCGACACCGGCCCTGATCCGTGTTCCGATCTTCCGGATGAGGGCAGGAGTTGGATCTTTCAGGAGGATTCCCCGCACGCCTTTCTCAAGCACGGTCAGCGCGAGTTCGGCCTCTTCTTCAGACCTTACCACGGCAATGATCCTGTCAGATGAGGCGACAAGGTTCTCAAGCGGTATGATCCGCCAGTTACTGGTCTCCACCACCACGAACCCTTTTCTGGCCATGGCCTCCGCTTCCTCCATTCCTTCCGTGCCCGTTATGACGACCTCCCCGACATCAATTCCCCACCTGAGATCCCCATCATCCGAAAGCACCGTCATCCTGCCGAGCGCTTTTACCTTTGCGGCTGTTTCGGTCACGATTACATCCGCACCGCTTTCGATTGCCGCGGTCGCAAGCTCTTTTCGCCAGGGGTGCACGTCGACCCAGAATTCTTTCATGGCTGCTCCGAGAGCGCACGCCCGGGGTCCCACCCGTCATGGACAACGTAGCAGAGTGCTCTGACAAATGCCGTTGTATTCTCCCGCTGGAAGGCGTTTCTTCCTACACAGACCCCAGCTCCACCGGCATTCACGGAATCGTGAATCGCTTTCAGAGTCTCAAGATCTCCTGCCTTCTCCCCACCGGCGATGAAAACCGGGACCGAACAGGCCCTGACTATCTTTCCAAAGCTGACAGGATCCCCGGTGTAATTGGTCTTGATCATATCGGCACCGAGTTCTTCGGCGACCCGCACACAGTGGCCAACGGCCTGGGGAGAGAATGGGTCGATCCCCTTACCCCTGGGATAAATCATCACCAGCAGGGGCATGCCCCACCGTTTGCAGTCCCTGACCACCCCTGCCGCGTCCTCCAGCATCTTTGATTCGTTCGGCGCACCGAGGTTGATATGGATGGAGACCGCATCCGCACCCAGCGCCACCGCCTCTTCCACCGTGCAGACCAGTACTTTATCGTTCGGGTCTGGGTTGAGCGAAGTGCTCCCCGAGAGGTGGATAATCAGGCCGATATCCCTGCCTTTTCTCCGGTGTCCCCGCTTTACGATTCCCTTGTGAAGCACGATCGCGTTCGCACCCCCTTCACTGACATCCGAAATCACCTGGGTCATGTCCAGAAGCCCTTCAATCTGGCCTAGGGTAAACCCGTGATCCATGGGCACGATGACAGTCCTTCCGGTATTCCGATCGATAATTCGCTCTATCCGGATCTCTTTTCCGATCATAGGTCATCACTTCAATAGCTTCCAGGCTTCCTCTGCGCTCTGCCCTTCATGCACGATGAGCGCTGCCGCCCTGATAAACCTGGCAGGGTTCGGGTGCTGGAACGCATTTCTTCCGATGGAGATGCCAGTGGCCCCCCCAATCATAGCCCCTTCAATCAGGTCCAACGTTGAGCGGTCATCGGTCTTCGACCCGCCAGCCACGACCACCGGGACCGGACAGCCCCTGGTGACGAGCCGGAAACTATCAGGGTCTCCCGTGTATACAGTCTTGACCATGTCTGCACCAAGCTCTGCGGCAACCCGGGCTGCCAGGGCAACATGATCAGAGCTATGTTCATCCTCAATCTTCCTCCCCCGGGGATACATCATGGCCAGGAGAGGCATGCCCCACTCCATACACGCGATTGCCACACCCCCGAGATCAGCAAGCATTCTGGCCTCTGAATCGGCACCGATGTTGATATGTACCGAAACTGCGTCAGCGCCCATCTTGAGTGCGTTTTGAACCGAGTTGATCAGCACTTTTTCGTTCGGGTCCGGCCCGATGGCGGTACTTGCCGAAAGGTGCAGGATCAGCCCCACATCCCTCCCGCTCTTCCGGTGCCCGTGCAGGGCTAGCCCAACATGGCCGAGCACCGCATTCGCTCCTCCTTCTGCTACACGGTCGACAGCATCACCGAGGTCGATAAGTCCTGCAATCGGGCCGTTCGTGACCCCGTGATCCATGGGAACGATGATGGTCTTCCGGGTGTTTCGATCGATGATACGTTCCAGACGAATTTCTTTTCCTCTCATACCACACTCCTCCTCCGTTGCGCCGCATTCAGGGAATGAGCTCACGGAAAATCAGGCACAATAGCCAAAATAACTAAAGAAACTAAAATAAAAGGACCAGCTGGAACCAGCCACGGCTCCGGGAACAGCATTCCGAAGAACCGTTATGCAACGTGTGTGAGCCGATCTAGGAGTGATAAAAACACTCACCGGTGAAAAAACACTCACCTTGCATGGATATCGGTTTGCACCAGGTGCTATATAAATCCATGGACAGATGCTGCAGGGGCGGGTATGTAAGATTTGAACCAGCGGAAGAGGAGCCCGCGGAAGCTTATTTATGGCTTTTTTTTATGGAGATGACATCTCCGAGGGTTGGAACTACCCTCCCCCCCTTCTTTTTATCCGAAGTATCTTCAGCGGTATCGATAAGACGGATGTTAAGCGTCCGTTCGAGCTTGATCCGGACATCATCTTCCGGTATCAGGTCTCCTTTTTCGATCTTCTTGATGAGGAGTTCCTTTTCCTTGAGCTCCATGGCCAGGTCTTTCTGGGTCCAGCCCCGCTCCATCCTGGCATTCCGGATACGATTACCATAATCGTCGACAATCTCCCCCTCGATCAGGTCAAGAACATCGCGGTGCCGGCGGACCGGGGACGGGGAAGGGACGGGTTTCACGGCAACCGGCTTTCCTCTTCCTTCAGATTTCTTCGGTATCTGCACTTCGGTCCCGTACTTTGCACACTGGGCGCAGACTTCGAGCAGGGCCCCTTCGATCCTGACCGTCTTTGCCTGCCCCTGGATCTTAGCGCCGCACATTTCACATTGCATGTTCCACTCGCAAACATCTTTATAGCCATTTTTCCCTATATAGTTAATTGAGGAAAAAGATGGCAGAAAGCGCCCGGCAGCCGCAGGAGCCCCAGAATCCTGAGGAATTATGCCGATACCTTCTCGACCGCGTAACCAACATGGAGACCCGGAACCTGGAACTCCGTGAACAGCTCCGCCAGGTCGAGTCGGACAAGCGGTACATCGAGACCCAGAAGATCCGCTATGAACGGGAGGTGCGCAAGCTCAAGAGCGAGATTGAGCAGCTCCGGAGCCCTCCCCTGGTCATCGGCACGGTCACGGATGTAGTCGATGCCAACCGGGTCATCGTCAGGAGCAGCGCCGGGCCGCGGTTCCTTGTCCGGAGCTCCATGTGCATCGACCCTGAAAACCTCAAGCCAGGGGTCAGGTGCACGCTCAACCAGCAGTCCCTGGCGGTCATCGATATCCTGCCCGAGAGTTACGATGCTGCGGTTTACGGTATGGAAGTGGTCGAGACCCCTGAGGAAAGTTATGATGATATCGGAGGCCTTGACCGCCAGATCCTCGAGATCCGTGAGGCTGTCGAGCTCCCGCTCAAGAAACCCGAAGTTTTTGACCGTATCGGGATAGAACCGCCCAAGGGAGTCCTCCTCCATGGACCGCCCGGGACCGGAAAGACCCTGCTCGCCAAGGCGGTCGCCCACGAGACCAATGCCTATTTCCTCCGGGTGGTGGGCTCAGAGCTGGTCCAGAAGTATATCGGGGAGGGTGCCCGGCTGGTGCGGGAGCTCTTCGACCTGGCAAAGAAGAAGTCACCGACTATCATCTTCATCGACGAGATCGATGCCATCGGCGCTTCGCGGACCGAGGCCACCACTTCCGGTGACCGGGAAGTGCAGCGGACACTGATGCAGCTACTCGCCGGCATGGACGGTTTCGAGCAGAGGGGGGATGTCAAGATCATCGGAGCGACGAACCGCATCGACATCCTTGACCGGGCGCTCCTCCGACCGGGCAGGTTCGACCGTATTATCGAGATTCCGCTGCCGGATGTCGAGGGTCGGCTTGCCATCCTGAATGTGCACACCCGGAAGATGCGGCTTGACGATGAGGTCGACCTCCGCGAGATCGCATTCCTCACGGAGGAAAAGAATGGCGCTGATCTCCGGGCCATATGCATGGAGGCGGGCATGTTTGCCATCCGTAGGGATCATGATGCTGTCTCGAGGAGCGATTTCTTAAATGCAATCGAGAAGATCGGGCTCGACTTCGATCGCAAGAGATTAACCAGCAGCTTTGGTGCAATGTTTGCGTGAACGCCGGCCTGGGATGAAGTCTTTTTGTATTTTTTTTTCTTCCCTGACTGTAAAAGCGCCTCCTGGCAGGATCCCGGCGATGAAGGCTCCCACAAATTACAGAATGCCCTGCCAATTGTGCGATCATGAGATAGGGTAAACAAGCATCCAGGCAAAGATGAAGATTGCTCCGGGTCTCACCGGAACCTGCTTACAGCGAAGATCCTGAACATTCCTGCAAATATCCAAGAGAGGGGGACTTTCATAAGGAGATTAAAGCGCTGATCGGCGCTCGTTGAGGTAGATATCAAAAACAAGAAATTTTTGGGGAGTTATTCCCCATTTCTCCGTGCCTGTTCCCGGATCAGCGCAAACGCCTCTTCGGGTGAATCGATTCGATGGACGATCCCATCTTTCATGACCGAGAAAGAGGTTCCAATCTGGGCTGCCTCCCACGGGTCATGGGTGATGTACAGGACCGGGACGTTCAACTGCAGGAGTACCTCCCGGAAAAGCGGCAGGATAAACTCTTTCTTTGCCCGATCTACCTCGGTGATAGGCTCATCGAGGAGCATAACCCGCGGCGCTGATACCAGCGCCCTTGCAAGGGCTACCCGTGCGCGGTAGCCTCCTGATAGCTTGTGGGGTTTCCAGTCCAGGTAGGGTTCAAGAGAGAGTAACTTTACGACCTGGTGGAAGGTCTCCTCAGATCCCCTGCCGTTTTGCAGGGGATACAGGATGTTTTCCCTTACCGTGAGATGCCTGAACAGCGCCGTGTGCTGGGGTACGTATCCGACATTGCGGTCTTCAGGAGAAAGGTGCGTGATATCCTGCCCCCCGATCATGACCGTTCCCTGGTCCGGCTCCAGGATGCCGGTGAGTACCCGCTGCAGCGTTGTCTTGCCGCATCCGTTCAGCCCGATCAGGACCTGGATCTCGCCGGGATGAACGGTGATTGATATTCCTTTCAGCACATGGTGCGTTGAGAACGATTTATGCAGATTCTGCGCTTCGAGCATGCAACTTCTCCCGCATACGAAGGGTTACCACCAGCATCAGGGAAAGCAGGATACAGAACGCACTGGCAGTCACTGCCATGCTTACCTCACCTTCCTCGACCTTGGTAAATACGTAACTGGCAAGCACCTGGGTCATCCCCGGCACATTACCTCCGAACATGATGACTGCGGCGAATTCCGATATGGATCGGGAAAAACTCAGTACAAATCCCGAAAAGATCGCTTCCCCAAGCATGGGAATTACGACCCGCCGATATGCCTTCTGCGGATTGTCGCCGAGGGTCCGGGCCACGTTGATCTGTTCCTTGTCAATCTCTTCGGCAGCGGAAGCGATGGTCCGGGCTGCCAGGGGGTATGAGACAAAGAACATGGCAAGTACAACGGCGACGAGGGTGAACGCGAGACCGGTCGGTCCGATGAACCCGAACATGTTTCTTCCGAATGCGAGCAGCAACGCGAGACCGGCTACGGTATGGGGGAGGGCAATGGGAAGATCGTTCATGAAATCGGCGATTTTGTAGACGATCGTCCCTGGGTGAAAGATGTAGAAGTAGCCGAACCCAAGCGCCATCATCACTCCGAGCAGAGCGGCAAAGAAGGCTGTTACGAGCGTGTTCTTGACCGAGTCCCAGAAGATGGGGTCATCAAAGGTCTTTATCATCCCCTCGATTGTCACGTTCCCGATGATGGCCAGGACCGGGTAGACAATAAGCAGGAAAAAAAGGGGGACAAAGAGGACCTCCCAGATACTCACCTTACGCATACAGTTCCCAGCCGTACTGGGTGAACTCATCGCTGTTCTGCCGGACAAAGTCCCTGAAGGCCTTTGCACCTGCCTCGTTTCCTCCCTTGATTACCGCATCGCCAAAGACGATCTCTTCCGACAGGTCGTAGCTGTATTTCTCAACCGTATCGAGATTGTAGAGTACAGCCGTACTGCTGTAGGTGAACCCGGCATCTATCTCGTCACTCTGCACCATCAGGGCCACCTGATTCACGGTGCCCGGCCGGGTCTTGATGTTGCCCAGGGCGTTCAGCTGGTCCCAAAGCCCGAGGTTCTTCAATACGTTCTCGGAATAGACCCCGACCGGAGCACTTGGATCGGCAACCGCAACAACGATGTTTTTACCGGTGAGGTTGGATGCTGTCGTGATCCCTTTCTCCCTGCCGGTCTTTGAAACGGTCAACACGACAAACTCATTCATGAACTTCTCTGCCTCGGATACTTTGCCCTCCGCTTCAAGTTTCTCGATAAGGTTATAATCCGCAGAATAGTACAGGTCACAGGGTTGTCCCTGGCTGATCTGGGTGTAGAGTCCGCCAGATGGTCCATAGTTGGGGATGACTGTGATGCCGGTGGCATTGGTATACTTCGCAATCACCACGTCCATCGGTTTCTTGAGGCCCGCTGCAACATATACATTCAGCGGCGCCTCTTTATCTTCGGTGCATCCTGCAGAAAGGAGCAGGAACCCTACAATTAAAAACAATCCCATTATTCCCACAAACTTGTAAGATTTTTCCATGGTATCACCTGCAATCATACCTTCAGGAGAATTATATCCTGCAAGGTACAGGGGATTATGTGCGACTTTGAGAATTAAATTATTTTATTGTAACAAGAAGTAAATCAAATGGAATTATCAGTTGGTATACCAGTGTCGAATCCCGTGAGACCCATCGACCCCGTCATTCCTCTTCATCCTGTTGTCCGGCATCGCCTTTCTCAGCAATCGAATCACTCCCCCCATGATATTCATCTTCGGTACACCAGACTTCGATCTCGGCCGGCCCTGAACACCGCCGTTCTGACCCCGGAAGGATCTGCTCTTCATGGACCACGAATCCATCCTGCATCCGGTATATGAGCCTGAAATCCCAGTGATCGGAGAGCGAGATCTCCCGGTCGTAGTACACTTCCCGGGCCAGGCGGTGGGAGCTGTATATGTCAGGAGCAATCTCGAAAAGAACCCCCCGCATGTAACGCTTCAGATACCAGCGGAGATCTGCGGCAAGGGCAAGGGCGCTGCTGAGCGTTGCTACCGTTATCTCCACCCCGCGATGTGTCTCCCGCGGCCGGTAGAACCGGAGAGCCTCCCGGCTTGTCTCGGACGCAAGGAGTTCGCGGTAGAGGGAAACCCCCTCCCGTGGCAGGAAAAGGACATTCATTTGGCTGTTGATCAATATATGCACATGTGGGACTTATAGGCGCTCCGGGTCAATCGCGGAATTCCCGGTGAAGCTGCCCCATGGGAAGGGCAACAGAGAGCATGCAAAGAAAGTCGCCACCAACGGGTTAAGAAAAATCCTGCAGGAAAAAAAAGTTCAGATTTGGTGAAATGGTCAGGTATACATCCGGAGATCCAGGATGACCTCGGCCTTGACCTTCCGGACCGCTTTCTCGAAATCATCCTGCGAGACGCCGGTTGCCTCTCTCCGGACCGCCATCATACCAGCCTCACGGCAGACTGCCTGAAGCTCGGCTCCCGTGGTGTCCTCGGTCATCTCTACGATCCTGTCAAGGTCAACGCCTTCGAGTCGCATCTTCCGGGAATGGATCTCCAGGATTGCCTTCCGGGCTGCAGAATCCGGCAGGGGGATTTCGATCGCACGGTCGAACCTGCCAGGGCGCAGCAGGGCGGGATCGAGCATGTCAACACGGTTGGTGGCTGCCATGATCCTTACATCCCCCCGTGTGTCAAAACCATCCATCTCAGCGAGGAGCTGCATCAGGGTCCGCTGGACCTCAGCGCTGCCAGACGTCCCGTCATTGGTCCTGGTGGATCCCACCGCATCGATCTCATCTATGAATACGATGGATGGGGACTTCTCCCTGGCAAGCGCGAAAAGCTCCCGCACCAGCTGGGCTCCTTCACCGATGTATTTGTGCACCAGTTCGCTCCCGGACATCCGTATGAAGGTTGCCCTGGCTTCGTGCGCAACGGCTTTTGCAATCAGGGTCTTCCCGGTCCCTGGCGGACCGTAGAGGAGGATCCCCTTTGGAGGCTCAACTCCCACCCGCTCATAGATATGCGGCTTGGTGAGAGGATACTCAACCGCTTCCCGGACTTCTTCGATCTCTTTCTCCAGTCCGCCAATATGCTCGAAGGTCACCGCTGGAGACTCATCGAGCTCCATTACCCTGACCCGTGAATCGAAAATGTTGCCCACGATTCTCACGATGGAGAGGGCGTTGTTGACGGCAACCTTGGTCCCGGGCTTGAGCTGCTGGAGGAGATCGTCGTTCACGTGGGTGATGTATTCCTGGTTATTGCCCTGCTGCCGGAGATAGACTTCACCCGTGCCGAGGATATCGACAACAACGGCAACGAAGAGTGGCATCCTCTTCAGCTGATTATTCTCCCGCCGGAGTTGGGCGACCTCTCTTCCCAGCTCCTCGTTCCTGACCTTGAGGTCGAGGATCTGAGACTCGAGATCCTGAAGTTTCAGCTTGGAGGCAAGCTCGGAGTCACCTCCTGTATTGAGGATGGATTCTTCCATATTACTATTATACTCGTTTTCCTAACATTTATTAGGTGTGATTTTGCTATTCCGGGCACGGGGAATATCACGGGGTACTGGTAGTGGCGAGCTCCTGGTGAGCCCCGCTCCCATCTCTTTTCTTTCCGGGGTCGATCCAGAGACCGGCATCGTGGTCGAGAAAGGTCATCCCCTGGAGGGTCGGAGTATCGCGGGTACTGTGCTCGCTTTCGAGCACGGAAAGGGGTCGACTGTTGGCTCTTATGTCCTGTATGCGTTGAAGAGGAACGGGAAGGCTCCGGCAGCGATCATCAATACCCAGGCAGACCCCATCATCGCTGTCGGCGCCATCATCGGGGATATCCCTCTGGTGGACCAGCCCGAAGTAGCAATCGGCCGGTTAAAACCAGGTGCCCTTGTACAGGTAAATGGAACCGAAGGAACCATCGAATATGAAGGAAGCCTCCTCCCTGAACCAGCCGCATGAGCTGCTGGTGCTCCATGGCACCAGGGGAACTGACCGGATCAAGGTGTGGGTCACCCTCAACACCGGCAGCACCTGCAAGGTTATCGATCGGCTCCTCCCCTGCCGTTCCAGGGCGTGATCCCTGGATTGTCCTCTTTTTTATTTCCGGGAAGGCGGATATGAAGGTGAATTGGCGGTATACCACTGCGACAAGGAATACATATGCCACACTCTATGCTGCCTGCGAGCGGGAAGGCTTCTTCCTCGAACCAACGGATCGTCCCCGGAACGATGTCACCTGCTACAGTCTCAATTCCCTGAATGTCCGCGATCTTGCGCCTGAAATCGCGGAAGCAGACTGCATCACCATTGCAGGAGGGCCCCATGCTACCGCCTGCTGGCGTCAGGTCTCCGGATATGCCGATTACGTAGTGGTCGGGGAGGGGGAGTATCTTGTCCCGGCACTCCTTTCGTGTATAAGGGACCATCAGCCTGTCACGCTCCCTGGTATAGCTACCCGCGAATCCTATAGTCCCCCGGCATCGAGCGTCATCCTCGATGCCTACCCTGCCTTTTCGCGGATGAAAGGATACGTCGAGATCTCGCGGGGATGCCCGTTCTCGTGCTCCTACTGCCAGACCCCGCGGATATTCGGAACGGTCATGCGCCACCGGAGCGTGGCAGGCATCGTACATTACGCCTCCCGGCACCGGGATGCCAGGTTTGTCTCCCCGAATGCCTTTGCCTATGGATCGGATGGAAGAAAGCCACGTCCCCATCGACTCAGGGAACTCCTGTCCACCCTCAGGAACAACATCTACTTCGGCACGTTCCCAAGCGAAGTCCGGCCCGAATTTATTACGGAGGAAACGCTTGGCCTTGTCACGAGATACTGCGCGAACACTGCCA
It contains:
- a CDS encoding prephenate dehydrogenase/arogenate dehydrogenase family protein, which produces MKVGIIGGTGKMGRLFSGVFERAGHEVHVCGRTTFLSCVDLAEASDLVMVSVPIRDTVDVIRRIAPLLTPDQILCDLTSLKTGPVAAMLESAASVIGFHPMFGPGVPSLNGQIIIVIPARCSRETLRALCSIFEREGASVTFSTPEEHDRIMALVQGLTHSVTLMVAETMRRVGVTPEDSAPFMSPVYQIEMGLVGRLLSQSPELYGDMLMLNPNVTPVLAACKEALEDLLRIVTAGDKEAFSDLFEKNVTHFGSYCDRATAETDYLIQAMVNR
- a CDS encoding 3-dehydroquinate synthase II, with product MKEFWVDVHPWRKELATAAIESGADVIVTETAAKVKALGRMTVLSDDGDLRWGIDVGEVVITGTEGMEEAEAMARKGFVVVETSNWRIIPLENLVASSDRIIAVVRSEEEAELALTVLEKGVRGILLKDPTPALIRKIGTRIRAGVGKTDLVPFTITDVRPVGMGDRVCVDTCSMMKEGEGILVGNTSSAFLLVQAETLENPYVSPRPFRVNAGAVHAYTLVPGEKTAYLSDLSAGDHVLLVDHAGMLRDAGVGRVKIEQRPLLLVEAEADGVKASLVLQNAETVRLVGEDGIPISVVALAPGDRVLGRTLQAGRHFGIAVKESIIEK
- a CDS encoding class I fructose-bisphosphate aldolase family protein; translation: MIGKEIRIERIIDRNTGRTVIVPMDHGFTLGQIEGLLDMTQVISDVSEGGANAIVLHKGIVKRGHRRKGRDIGLIIHLSGSTSLNPDPNDKVLVCTVEEAVALGADAVSIHINLGAPNESKMLEDAAGVVRDCKRWGMPLLVMIYPRGKGIDPFSPQAVGHCVRVAEELGADMIKTNYTGDPVSFGKIVRACSVPVFIAGGEKAGDLETLKAIHDSVNAGGAGVCVGRNAFQRENTTAFVRALCYVVHDGWDPGRALSEQP
- a CDS encoding class I fructose-bisphosphate aldolase family protein, which translates into the protein MRGKEIRLERIIDRNTRKTIIVPMDHGVTNGPIAGLIDLGDAVDRVAEGGANAVLGHVGLALHGHRKSGRDVGLILHLSASTAIGPDPNEKVLINSVQNALKMGADAVSVHINIGADSEARMLADLGGVAIACMEWGMPLLAMMYPRGRKIEDEHSSDHVALAARVAAELGADMVKTVYTGDPDSFRLVTRGCPVPVVVAGGSKTDDRSTLDLIEGAMIGGATGISIGRNAFQHPNPARFIRAAALIVHEGQSAEEAWKLLK
- a CDS encoding TIGR00270 family protein codes for the protein MQCEMCGAKIQGQAKTVRIEGALLEVCAQCAKYGTEVQIPKKSEGRGKPVAVKPVPSPSPVRRHRDVLDLIEGEIVDDYGNRIRNARMERGWTQKDLAMELKEKELLIKKIEKGDLIPEDDVRIKLERTLNIRLIDTAEDTSDKKKGGRVVPTLGDVISIKKSHK
- a CDS encoding proteasome-activating nucleotidase, producing the protein MAESARQPQEPQNPEELCRYLLDRVTNMETRNLELREQLRQVESDKRYIETQKIRYEREVRKLKSEIEQLRSPPLVIGTVTDVVDANRVIVRSSAGPRFLVRSSMCIDPENLKPGVRCTLNQQSLAVIDILPESYDAAVYGMEVVETPEESYDDIGGLDRQILEIREAVELPLKKPEVFDRIGIEPPKGVLLHGPPGTGKTLLAKAVAHETNAYFLRVVGSELVQKYIGEGARLVRELFDLAKKKSPTIIFIDEIDAIGASRTEATTSGDREVQRTLMQLLAGMDGFEQRGDVKIIGATNRIDILDRALLRPGRFDRIIEIPLPDVEGRLAILNVHTRKMRLDDEVDLREIAFLTEEKNGADLRAICMEAGMFAIRRDHDAVSRSDFLNAIEKIGLDFDRKRLTSSFGAMFA
- a CDS encoding ABC transporter ATP-binding protein, with the translated sequence MLEAQNLHKSFSTHHVLKGISITVHPGEIQVLIGLNGCGKTTLQRVLTGILEPDQGTVMIGGQDITHLSPEDRNVGYVPQHTALFRHLTVRENILYPLQNGRGSEETFHQVVKLLSLEPYLDWKPHKLSGGYRARVALARALVSAPRVMLLDEPITEVDRAKKEFILPLFREVLLQLNVPVLYITHDPWEAAQIGTSFSVMKDGIVHRIDSPEEAFALIREQARRNGE
- a CDS encoding ABC transporter permease, with amino-acid sequence MRKVSIWEVLFVPLFFLLIVYPVLAIIGNVTIEGMIKTFDDPIFWDSVKNTLVTAFFAALLGVMMALGFGYFYIFHPGTIVYKIADFMNDLPIALPHTVAGLALLLAFGRNMFGFIGPTGLAFTLVAVVLAMFFVSYPLAARTIASAAEEIDKEQINVARTLGDNPQKAYRRVVIPMLGEAIFSGFVLSFSRSISEFAAVIMFGGNVPGMTQVLASYVFTKVEEGEVSMAVTASAFCILLSLMLVVTLRMREKLHARSAESA
- the modA gene encoding molybdate ABC transporter substrate-binding protein — encoded protein: MEKSYKFVGIMGLFLIVGFLLLSAGCTEDKEAPLNVYVAAGLKKPMDVVIAKYTNATGITVIPNYGPSGGLYTQISQGQPCDLYYSADYNLIEKLEAEGKVSEAEKFMNEFVVLTVSKTGREKGITTASNLTGKNIVVAVADPSAPVGVYSENVLKNLGLWDQLNALGNIKTRPGTVNQVALMVQSDEIDAGFTYSSTAVLYNLDTVEKYSYDLSEEIVFGDAVIKGGNEAGAKAFRDFVRQNSDEFTQYGWELYA
- a CDS encoding proteasome-activating nucleotidase, which codes for MEESILNTGGDSELASKLKLQDLESQILDLKVRNEELGREVAQLRRENNQLKRMPLFVAVVVDILGTGEVYLRQQGNNQEYITHVNDDLLQQLKPGTKVAVNNALSIVRIVGNIFDSRVRVMELDESPAVTFEHIGGLEKEIEEVREAVEYPLTKPHIYERVGVEPPKGILLYGPPGTGKTLIAKAVAHEARATFIRMSGSELVHKYIGEGAQLVRELFALAREKSPSIVFIDEIDAVGSTRTNDGTSGSAEVQRTLMQLLAEMDGFDTRGDVRIMAATNRVDMLDPALLRPGRFDRAIEIPLPDSAARKAILEIHSRKMRLEGVDLDRIVEMTEDTTGAELQAVCREAGMMAVRREATGVSQDDFEKAVRKVKAEVILDLRMYT
- a CDS encoding DUF126 domain-containing protein; its protein translation is MLFRARGISRGTGSGELLVSPAPISFLSGVDPETGIVVEKGHPLEGRSIAGTVLAFEHGKGSTVGSYVLYALKRNGKAPAAIINTQADPIIAVGAIIGDIPLVDQPEVAIGRLKPGALVQVNGTEGTIEYEGSLLPEPAA
- a CDS encoding TIGR04013 family B12-binding domain/radical SAM domain-containing protein, encoding MKVNWRYTTATRNTYATLYAACEREGFFLEPTDRPRNDVTCYSLNSLNVRDLAPEIAEADCITIAGGPHATACWRQVSGYADYVVVGEGEYLVPALLSCIRDHQPVTLPGIATRESYSPPASSVILDAYPAFSRMKGYVEISRGCPFSCSYCQTPRIFGTVMRHRSVAGIVHYASRHRDARFVSPNAFAYGSDGRKPRPHRLRELLSTLRNNIYFGTFPSEVRPEFITEETLGLVTRYCANTAIQFGAQSGSDSVLQRIGREHTVEDVVKAVELCTGVGLTPVVDIIVGFPFESDDDQRATAKLVRWIARYGKIHAHSFLPLPGTPLGMSSPRPLSRDLSHLLGSLALQGKLTGSWRSLEIGFSNAGTEWIGYGKRSPPGRSPRGIRKT